The window TATAAGGAAGCCCCGCTAAACGCGGGGCTTTTTATGGATGACGCGGAAATATTAACGAAACCTTAGTTAGTTTTATATTCAGACACTTTACTTTGAAGTTTGGTTACATCATTAAAAACATTTTCAAATAGCCCGATAAGAACATTAATCGATTCAATAATTGAAAACACACCAGAAGTAATTTCGTTGTTCATCTCCATCATATGGTCACTCATAGTATCCAACTCGGAAATAGAGGTCATTACAGAAGCATTATCCCCTTTTAATACATTCGTGTCAGTTTTCAGAAATTCGGTGATTCTTGTAAGATTTTCAATTTCCTTCATGCCGGATAACGCGTTCTCGGCTTCAAGTTTGGATTTATCCGCGATCGAGGAGATAATTTGTCCGCTTTGCTTAGAAGCCTCGGTTATTTCAAGAAACACTTGTTTGAGGTTTTCCACCGTCTCAATTCCTTTAGAATTTTTATCAGCTAATTCATTAATAAGAGTTTCAATAATTTTAATGGAATGAGTTGTATGAACAGAGAGGCGACGTATCTCGTCTGCAACTATAGAAAACCCTTTCCCGAAATCACCGGCATGAGCGGCCTCTATTGCAGCGTTGGTAGCGAGTATTCTCGATTGATCGGCAATCTCTGCAATGAGTTTTGTGATATCACTTACCTTATGTCCTGCCTCGGTAATCGCATACGCCGCAGATAATGAATGTTCGATTTCAGTTTTACCTTTTTTTATAGACATTTCCAATTCTCTAAAAACATTATCTGACTGATTCGCAGATTCACTTACTTCTTTAAAACTTTTAACAGTACTGCTAATAGAATTCGCTGCCTTCTCAATAATTTGTCCCTGTTCATTCATCCGTTTCATTGTCCCTTCGATCCTTGATGTTATATTTTGAAAGGCAGATATTGTTGTTTTAATGATTTTAATTTGATTATTAGTATTTGCATCCATATCATTAATATAATTTTTAAGTTCGTCTGTTTTTTTTACCGAATCTTCCATTTTACCGATAGTAGAATGTCCTGATTCATAGACATTTATAGCAAGGAGAATAATTTCCTGAAAAGTAATAGAAAGATAATGAATGATATTATTATAATTACTGGTCATTTTACCAATATCATCAAAAGATGTAATTGCAATTCTTCTACTCAAATCCTTATTTCCTTGTGCCAGCTTCTCAATTTGATGACCGAGTGCATTTATATTAGACTGCTCTTCATGTATTATTATATAAAGCATAATTACAGCGATTCCGAAAATTGCGATAAAAACTACTATTGCACTTAAAGTTTTTTCTAACATTAGTTTATTTCCATTATTGATTATTTCTTCAATATTTTTACTCATTTTTTCTTTGGTATTATTTTCCACCTTATACAGGTTATTCATTTCTATCAAATCGCTATTACGTTTCAATTCGATTTGTTTATTATAATTATAGAAGATTACTCCACTGGAACCTATAACAAAAACAAAAAGCATAATTAAAGGAAAAAGAAGTTTCTTGGTGGTGCTATTAAACCTTTCACCTTTTATCTTATCATCTAAAGTGTAGATGCTAATCTTCAGTTTTGCTTCTATGAGAACCACATTAATCAACCTTGAAACGATTAATCCTCCCAAGATACCCCAGCTAATTGAAGTTATTGCTCTGGAGAGGAAATAATCCAGTTCAATGGTAATCCCTGATATCAAATCCCTTGAAAAATTCACTATTAACCCGATCGTATAAGCGCTTAGACCGACAATAAACAAAAAAGTTGAAATACTTATCATTGCTTTTCTGGCTTTATAATAAGAATCTTTATCAGGAGTAATCCCCGAATCGATCATTTTTAGAATTTTTCCTACCGGTTTATAAAAGAGATAAACTACAAAAATACATGCGGGTAAAAGAAATACCGAGATAGAAAATACTTTTTCTATAAAATCTACCCGTAAAGCTTCTGAATAATTTAAAATATAAGGGATGATTGCCGCATAAGAAATGTTCATTACCAACACGGTTATTCCCGAAGAGAGCAATACCTTAGCGGTTATAGATAGCTTCATTATTCATCCCCCAGCAATCTCTCATAAAACACAGATAAGTACAAGATTAGAACATATTCTATATTAATCTTTTTCTTCTGTAAAGTATTCTTTCTTTCTATATAGATACTCTTTTTTTACTGGTTACAATGCTTTTATTTCCGGTTTCCGCGAAACTTTTCCATTGATTCTTTTCCCGATTCCCGCTATAATAAGTTTTACACACGGGAGTACGCTATGCCCAATTACGCCGAATTCACCCTCCGCACATCGAAACGGACTCAGTTTCTCGATATCACCCGTGAGATCGCGCGCGCGGCCGCCGACACCGGGATTACCGACGGGATTTGCGTTATCCATGTCCCCCACACCACCGCGGGGGTGACTATCAACGAGAACGCCGATCCCGACGTCACCCGCGATATCGACATGCATCTCGCGGCGATGATACCCGAGCACGCCGGTTTCCGGCACTCCGAGGGGAATTCCGACGCGCATATCAAGTCGAGCCTCGTGGGGCCGTCCCTCACCGTCATCATCCACTGCGGGCGTCTCGTGCTGGGCACATGGCAGGGCATCTACTTCTGCGAGTTCGACGGCCCCCGCAGCCGCCGTTACGCCGTCAAGTGCGTCGAGGGATAGCGTATGCTGGGATGGATACTTTCCTTCGCGGCGCTCGCGGGCGGATTCCTGTTCATGCGCCTATCGCGGAAATACTCTGTCGGTGTTTCCCTTCTTTTCGGCGCGATATTCTGGTTCGGCGTGCATTTCCTGTTCGACACCCGCCTCGGGTTCAAATATACCGTGCGGACGTACCCCGAGGTCTATCTCCTGATCGATAAAAGCGCGAGCTGTGCCCCCGACCCCGCCGTCCTGAACGGGCTGATCTCGCAGGCGGGCGGCGATCATGTCTATTACTTCGCGAACACGATCTCGCGGGACTCCAATTCGCTGAACCCGCAGTTCACCGTCCTTTCCGACGCGGTTCGCACGCTCCTGAACACCGTCCCCCCGAACTCCCGCGTCGTTATCGTCAGCGACTTTCTCGACAACTCCTCCCTCAGCGCCGCCCCCCAGTCGGGAATGCTCTATCCGGTGATTACCCCGCAGACCGGCGGCGGACTGTCGCTCTATCGCGCGGATATGGAGGACTACTACCAGAGCGGCGAACCGGTGCAGGTGCCGGTGCAGGTCTATTCCCCGTCGGCGCGGAATATAGTCGTCACCGTGCTCGATAACGGGCAATCCCTCTTGAAGCAGACGTTCCCCGTCAAGGAAGGGATGACCGCCCTGAAACTCCCGCTGATTTTTCAGGACGGAGGTTTCCGCGCTATAACAATCTCACTCTCTGAAAATGGCGGCGCCAATATCCCGCCGCTCACCCGTATCGTCAATATCCTTCCGTCTTACTATAAAATTCTCGTCGTCTGCGGACGCCCCTCCCCGGAGTATGCCGCGCTGAAACGTTTCCTCGAGCAGATCAGGTGGGTGTCCCCCGAGTTCCATGTCATGCAGTCGAAGTCCGACTCCTTCGCTCTCGATAATCTCGCCGCCTATCAGGGGATTATTCTAATGGACCTCTCCGACTACCAGTTGAAAAATACCGCGAATCTCGCTGCGTATAAGCATAAGATATTTTACCAGACGGGGCTGAAGCGTTTCGACGAGATACCCGTACTTTTCGCGGCGTTATCCGTCAACGGACTGAAGCCCAAGCTGTCGGAAACGAAGTTTTCCTATAATAACCAGGATTTGGTGGTCAAGGCGGCCTTCGAGGGCGCTACCCCGCTATTCGACACAACCCCGAATATCCGGGTGTTTCTCGGGTGGGATTCTTGGAAATGGGACTTCATCACCCTTTCGATGGGAATTAACATGGGGGTCTACGCAGATTTCTGGCGCAATCAGTTGAATTTCATTATCGGCGGGAAAAACACCGGGGGTGTCCCCGATAAGCTGAATTTCATTACCGGCGAGAAAAACCCGTCCGGGAAGACCGCGCCCGGGATTTATCAGGTAAGCGCCAATTCCATGAAGTACCCGGTCAGCGTGCAGGACAACCCCTCCGAGACCGCGAAGCTTCCCCCCGATAGCGCGGCCGCGAAACAATTCGGCACGAACGCGGTCTGGATGCAATCGATTACGGATATCGCGGCCTTTATCACAAAGATACGCGGTAACGATAAGATCGAACGTACGGAAACCGTCTTGATAGCGTTCAGGGATAATTTCTGGATATTTCTGGTTTTCCTGATGACTGTGCTCGCGTTCTGGATCGTCCGCGATATGGAAACGATAAAAAAATAAGGGCCGTCCTTTAGGACAACCCTTTATATATCTCCCCCCGTTGGGCTCGAACCAACGACCTAGTGATTAACAGTCACCCGCTCTGCCAACTGAGCTAGGGGGGAATATTTGGTTTGTTGTTATAATTGAGTCGCCTGGGGATCGAACCCAGGGCCCTCGCCTTAAAAGGGCGATGCTCTACCGGCTGAGCTAGCGACCCATGAAGAGCTCGAGCATCAACTCAAGCGTTCAGTATTATAAAATATTTCCGGCTACCTGTCAAATTTATGCTTCGGTTTTCTTAGCCTTCTTATCCGCTTTCTGTTTCTTAACCACCAGTTTCCGCAGCATAAATGTGAACGGCGATGCTACGAATATCGAGGAGTATGTTCCGCTCACGATACCGACTACCAGCATGATACCGAAGTTGGACAACACTCGCCCGCCCCATACCGCGATGGAAATCGCGACAAACAGCGTGGTGAGCGATGTAATCAACGTCCGCGACATGGACTGAGTGATACTCCTGTCCATAACCATTTCATATTCCTCGTCGGGATTGATCTTGTGGTTTTCACGGATTCGGTCGAATACCACAATTGTATCGTTAATGGAGTACCCGAGGATAGTCAGGAACGCCGCGATGATGGTCGAATCAATCGGCATATCCATCACTAAAGCGAATGCGCCCATGATTAACAAATCGTGAAAGAGCGCTAATACGGCGCCTGCCCCGTACATGAAGTCGAAACGAAGCGCGACATATAAAAGTATGAGAAGCGAGACAAACAAAAGCAGGTTAAATAAACGCGAACCTGTATTCTCGGCGACCTTCGGCCCGATTTCCTCGCTGCCTAAAAGCTCGATATTGCTCACCCCGAATTGCGCGATCAGTTTCTGGGTAATATTGGTGGGGTTAATTTCCATTTTTTTAGTCAGATCGGTGACAGTTATCAGGTAATGCTGTTTGAGGGGATCTCCGACAGTGTTTACAGAAGAGTCAATGTTATTCCCCACAAATAAATCGCGGATCTGCTCGATATTTACGTTTTCTGAGTGGATATTCACTTCGACACGCGTACCGCCCTGAAAGTCGATACCCAGCTTAAACCCGCCTCTGGCGATAAAAAGCACCACCCCGGTCAGAATAACCGTACCCGAAATAATGAACGCCAGCCAGCGCATTTTAATAAAGTGCACGCGGTGGACGAGCTTAAAACCTCGTACCTTCACGGTCTTTTCCTGTGGACTTTTATTTTGATTTTCCATTGCTTGCTCCTTTAGCTATATGCTCACCTTTTTCAATTTGAACGTATCGATCAGCCAGTCGAATACCAAGCGAATGATATACAGAGACGCGAATACGTTCGCGATAATACCGAAGGAAAGCGTCAAACCGAAACCCTTTACGCTTTCAACATCGCTCATAGCAAGCGCGGCCGATGCAATCAGGGTCGTTATATTCGAGTCCCAGATGGTAGTTCTCGCAACATCAAAACCGTTTTCAAGCGCGTGCTTATAGGATCGCGCACGCCGCATCTCCTCGCGGATTCGTTCAAAGATGATCACACTCGCGTCCACAGCCATACCCACCGTCAACGCTATACCCGCGATACCGGATAATGTGATGGTATTGCCCATCAGCCCCATTGTGCCCATCAGGAACCACATATTGAAAACAAGCCCCACCATTGAGATAAAGCCGCTGACACGGTAATAAAGAATCATGAATATGACAACCGCTATCGCGCCCCACATAGCCGCCTGAATTCCCGAATTGATCGAGTCCTGCCCCAGCGTCGGGCCGATGACGTTCTCCTGAACAATGTCCAGTTTCACCGGCAACGCGCCGGCTTTCAGTACGTTGATTAAAAACATCACTTCGTTAGGGTCGTGTTTAAACGTCGGGCTGGTGATCGTACCGCTGTCGCGGATGACCGCCCTTATATAAGGCGCGCTCTTGACCTTCCCGTCAAGGACGATCGCGAGACGTTTATTGGTGTTCTTCGATGTAACAATGTAGAAGATATCCCCGCCTTCGGGTGTAAGCGAGAAGTTCACCGACGGACTTCCGTCCTGTTCGGTTCCCTGCATCGCTTTTTCTATATATGTACCGTCCAGCTCGACCGTTTTCTTTAACGGGAACCAGCCGATCAATTTAGCATTTCCTTCTTCATCGTTCTCAAAATACGGATACCATGCCGAGTCCTCGGGAAGGAAGAAATTAGTAGGCAGAGACTCCCTCGACACGATAGCCCCGTTAGAAACCTGCACAGTCGGGGACTGCATGAGCAGATGCATGACATCTTCGTCCACCATATGGAATTCGAGTTTACCCACCTTAGAGAGGGCGTCATGGATTAACTGGGGGTTATCAAGGCCGGGTAACTGAACGGATATCTGGCCGGAGTAGGTTTTCTGGATAATAGGTTCGCTCACGCCGAATTGGTCCATGCGGCTTTTCAGCACATCGATCGTCTGTTTGACAGCGGACTTATATTCCGTTTCCCATTTTTCGTTAACGGCATTCGTATCGCCGTACTGCTCGATCAGTTTTTTGCGCAAATCATCTTCGTTAATCTGCATGAGGATGAATACGCCGCCCTGCAAGTCCAAACCAAGTTTGACAGAATGCTGGCGGAGATATTTAATATTCTTAAACTCCTGCTTCTGTTCCTTAGAAAGTTCGACCACTTTTTCCTCGGGCAGACTGATGATATTCTGCTGTTCCGGGGTAAGCACAAAATACCACTGAATCGAGGGATTCAGGAAGTAAAAGGCCAAACCGGTGAATAACAACAAAACGAAAAAGCGAAAACCTTTATTCATTCAAAAGCCTCCGGTTAATATCCTTACGGCATTTATAAGACGCCGCTGTAATCAGTTATATACTATTAGCTTTTCTGATCGGGTTCGTTGGAAAACACAAAACCGACATATTCTTTTGCAACTTCGATTTTTGCATCCTGAGTCTTTAAGTAAACAGTCTTTTCACCGACGAAATCGATAATACCGATAACACCGCCGGCGGTGATTACTTTATCGCCCTTCTTCAAAGCGGCTAACTGCTGTTTCATTTTTTTGCGTCTGCGCATTTCAGGTAAAAAGAGGATCAGGAAAAACACGACAGGGATACCAAGCATGATTAAAAGTGAAGTCCAATCCCCGCCCGGCGCCTTCTGCGCGGTCTGGGCAACCTGTTCGGCAACTTGAGGGGTAACCGGCGCCTGAGGAGCCTGTCCCGTAGCGGCAGCCTGCGCAAATACAGCAACGTCTACAATAAACTGAAACATTTTTGCCTCCGAATTTGTTTCAATAGAAAACAAGTCTATTAGTATAAAGCAAAATGGAAAAACCGTCAAAGATTTGCTTAGTCGATTTGAACCACTTTAATCATATTCGTCATACCGGGCTTACCGACCGGGACTCCCGCGGTAATTACTATCATATCGCCCGTATTCACCCACCCCTTGAACTTCAATGCCTCCGCGGCGCCGTCGAGCAATTCGTCGACAGTCCCCACCTCGCGCGTCCCGAGCGGATTGATTCCCCATGCCAGCGCGAGCTGACGTACGGTCGCTTTGACAGGGCTGAACCCGATGACCGGGATATCCGGGCGGAATTTCGATATCAGCCTCGCCGTACCGCCGCTATGAGAAAAACAGACGATATATTTCGCGGAAATTTCCTCGGCAAGTTCGACCGCAGCGAAACCGACGGCCTCCGCGGGGTTTTTCGACTGCCGCTCCGTCAGATCGTCTAAATTTAATATTTTACCGAGCACCAGTTTACGGAACTGCATACTGGACTCGGTTTTCTGCGCGATCAGCTTCATCATCTTGACCGCCTCGACAGGATATTTCCCGGCGGCGGTCTCGCCCGACAGCATCACCGCGCTCGTCCCGTCGAGTATCGCGTTCGCGACATCGTTCGCTTCGGCGCGGGTCGGACGCGGATTCATAATCATCGACTCGAGCATCTGGGTCGCGGTGATCACCGGTTTCCCGGCGATATTGCATTTCCTGATAAGCGTCTTCTGGATCATGGGTACGTCCTCCGGCGAGGTTTCCACACCCAGGTCGCCGCGCGCTACCATAATCGCGTCGCTCACATCGATGATATTATCGATATCCTCGACCGCCTCAGGTTTTTCTATCTTCGCGATCACGGGTATTACCCGGTTGAAACGCTTCGCCATTATTTCTTTCAGTTCCTTGACGTCGCCGGCGTGACGGACAAACGACAGCGCCACAAAATCGAGGTCGTTCTGGAACGAGAACGCCAGATCGCTGCGGTCTTTTTCGGTGATCGACGAGATTTTTTTCAGCGTGATGTGGGGAAGATTGACTCCCTTCCGGGGTTTGAGGTTACCCCCGTTAACGACGGTCGTCCTGATGTCATGCCCCTTAACCCCGTCGACTTTCAGCTCGATCAGGCCGTCGTCCAGAAGTATCCTGTTACCATGGCTGACCTCCTCATGAAGATAGGAATAATCGATACTGATTCGCCGGTTGTCCCCGATCATATCGTCGGTCGTGATAATCAGCTCATCACCCTCTTTCAGGTTGATATATTCCGCATTCAGCTTGCCGACGCGGATTTTCGGGCCCTGTAAGTCCTGAAATACCGCCACGGGCTTATCGAGCTCCTCGGCCGCCTGGCGGACAAAGCGGACGGATTTCTCATGCGCGGCAAAGTCCTCATGGGAGAAATTCAATCGCGCGACATCCCCGCCCTCGTAGATAAGTTCTTTGATGGTCTTAGGGTCCCTCGACGCTGGGCCGATGGTAAATACCGTCTTCGTGAATTTTATCATCATATCCGACTCCCGCTTTCTTATTTAGCGCGGTTGAAAATACCCGCTTCCGTGATATTTTACCGCTGCGCGTGTGAATTGTCAAAAAATAGACCGCTGCGTGGGCTAAACCCGATTTCAGGATAATCTGTAGAATGTAGATTGCGCCCGTGTTGATAGGATGCAGGTTGTCTCGGAAGCAAATGCGGGATTAGCCGTCATGCAATGACCAAAGCCGTTGAAAGCCTTAGCAACTACCACTACTCCATCACGGGCTGGTTATAGACATCATGCAAAAGGTCGATATCGGGGAAGGTGTCATTCAATGACAAAGGCCGCGTTCCGCATTTACAGTTACCCCAGTTCCATCACGGGCTGGCTATAGATTTTATAAAACAGATTGATATCGGGATTAGCCGTCATGCAATGACAAAGGCCGCCCCAGATAGGACGGCCCCGATAGCGGCCAGCGGGAATCGAACCCGCGCAGTTAGCTTGGAAGGCTAAGATACTACCACTGTACGATGGCCGCGTTGTGATAATAGTATATTATAAAATTACCGATTCGTCAAATCCCCGCGGAGTCGATTACTTGCCCTTCGGGGCGAGGAATTCCATATCGAGCGGCTCGCCCAACTCGTAGGTCTCGAGGTAATCCAGCTCGGATATCACCGCGGGATATATCCCCCATATCAGCCCGCTCTCGATCTTCCAGCATTGCCCGCCGTTATTCTTCAGGTACCAGTTGACAAGGTCGTCCGGGGAGTATGCCGCCGGCGCGATTAAGTTGGTCTCGGTGATATCCCTGACCATATAGCACCACGGCGACAATGCGTTGCCGTCCTTTTCGCAGATCACCGGAACCTCGGTCAGATTCGTCCCCGTTATTTTCACAATCTGCAGGTTGGTCTTTTTTAACGGGTGCATGTGCTGGTTTTTATAAATAATAACGTTAGTTTTCGAGTACGCGATAATATTGGTGACATAGACCGTATTGGTGACCATCGCCTTGACGGGCGGCGGAGTGAGCGCTTTATTCGGGGACGGGAGGGATATCTTCAGACTTTCCGATACATTCCCGGTGGTGCACTCGACTGAAACATTCTCGGAAAACCCGGCGGAATCGAACTTCTCGGAATATTTGTAGATCGTCCCGTTCAGCCCGATTTCCCATACACTGGGGGCGGATTTTAACGTATTCCAGACTCCTTTGATAAAATTGTTCTTCGTAAAATGGAAGCCGTAGGTTTCCGAAAGGATCGCGAATGTGCCGTCGGGGCGGAATTTCACGAGATATGTCTCGTTGATATTGCTAAGCGATATATACTGGAATTTCATGCATTTTGAAACAAATCCGGGGAGTTTCACTGTGGGTGCGCCCTTCGCCTTCGGGGCATCCGGCGCCGAGAGCCGGATAATTTTCCCGTCGCTTCCGAACGCCACCTCGGATAACGCGGCATTCTTCAGTAAATCGTTACCGTAGACGGCGATCACCTTGAGCTCGATATTTTTCCCGTGCGCGGGCTTGCCGATATTCACTTTCTGTATCCCGGGGATATCCTTCAGAGTATAGACTCCCAGCAGGATGCCGTCCGCGCGAAGCTCGAAACTTTTTACCTTACCGCCGCTTTGAAACACCGATACTGCGGATTGAACGCCGTTGGCGATATATAGGGAGGAGAACAGGATATTCGAACTAAACTCGAAATTGATCGCGGGCGCGGCGCTTGGGGAACTATAGCCGTATGTCCACGCGCTCGTGATATCCCCATCGGAAAGTTTCCACGGAATACCCGGATTGGCGGAAATCCCGTTGACAACTATTTTCCCCGCCATAACGGTTGGAAGTACGATATTTTTATTGGAATCGCCCGATGAGTTTATCCTGATTTCCCCGATAACCGTTTCGTCCGGGGCGCTGACCGTATAGAATTCGAGTTCGGTTACCGCCTTCAGCCCCATCTCGGTAATCTTTTTATTCGCGGTTATCCCGCCAGCGAACTTCCCGTCCGCGTAAATATAGAACGACGGCGCGGGTGTTTTAGGATTGCCCGCCTGCACGATCTCGAGGCTATGGATGTCGGACGGTTCCGTGAAACTGACGGTCATCCCCTCGAGAAGCTGGCCTGCCTCGCCGACAGGTTTCCATCCGGTAGCGGGATCGTTGTCCATCAGCGCGGACGCCGGAAACCCGGGCGCGGACGATGTCGCCGATACCGAAAACACGTTCACTGCGGAATAACCCATCACCGCGGATAATACGATGATAACCGGTATCGCTAAAGAAATTAAAAACCGCTTCATCGTACCGCCGGATAGCTTATACAACGGAAGTTATATTCGAATAATATCAATATTATACCCTTGTCCCGCATACCCGTTGCAAAACTTAGTCTCCGAAGAAATGGTCGGATTCCTCATCCGCTGAGGGTTCCTCAACGTTATTGATTTTATCCACTATTTCTTGAACAACAGAGTTTTCTTTCTGGATTTGCTTCGCCTTCTTCTTAAATAATCGGTATTCCACCCTGAATTCCTTGAGTTCGTCGCCGGAGAGTTTGTCTTCCTCGCTCTCCAACTGTTCATCCAACGCGATAATAACCTTCAGGGTTTCTTCGATATTCTTGAGAGATTCTTCCTGATTATCGCCGGCATCGTATTGTTCAATATACTTTTCAAGCATCGCAATTTGTAAATTACCCTTCTCGACCATCATCTTCCATTCGGACGGTGTGCTTGGATCTTGGTTCTTATCGGGGTCTTCACTCTCGACGCTCGCTACGCCGGAAAAGAAATTACTGAACGAAGTGCCGGAAAAGAACGAGATCAACGAAAACACCGCAATTGCCAGCAGGAGTAACGATACTAAAGCCTTCATGGCAACCTCCTCTGTTTTTTAATCTTTTTTGAAATCTTTTAACGAACGAAAACTGCGCCCGTCGGCGCGGAAAAACTTCATAAAGAATTCATAGTATTCGAGCCTGAGCGCCTGAATACCTACCACCAATCCCTCGAAGCCGATGATAAACAGATTGCCGATCAGGATAACGATCGCCTGGGAAATAGGATTGGTCGACATATTCGCGATAATAAACACCGCGCTCATCAACGCGCCGTGATTGAGGGCGAACGCGCCGACACGCACGAACGATATAGTGTTCGATAACATCGACAGGGTCGTCTCAAATAGGTCGATTGCCCCGAGACCGGGACTCTGCTT of the Brevinematales bacterium genome contains:
- a CDS encoding YjbQ family protein, encoding MPNYAEFTLRTSKRTQFLDITREIARAAADTGITDGICVIHVPHTTAGVTINENADPDVTRDIDMHLAAMIPEHAGFRHSEGNSDAHIKSSLVGPSLTVIIHCGRLVLGTWQGIYFCEFDGPRSRRYAVKCVEG
- the secF gene encoding protein translocase subunit SecF, which codes for MENQNKSPQEKTVKVRGFKLVHRVHFIKMRWLAFIISGTVILTGVVLFIARGGFKLGIDFQGGTRVEVNIHSENVNIEQIRDLFVGNNIDSSVNTVGDPLKQHYLITVTDLTKKMEINPTNITQKLIAQFGVSNIELLGSEEIGPKVAENTGSRLFNLLLFVSLLILLYVALRFDFMYGAGAVLALFHDLLIMGAFALVMDMPIDSTIIAAFLTILGYSINDTIVVFDRIRENHKINPDEEYEMVMDRSITQSMSRTLITSLTTLFVAISIAVWGGRVLSNFGIMLVVGIVSGTYSSIFVASPFTFMLRKLVVKKQKADKKAKKTEA
- the secD gene encoding protein translocase subunit SecD, translated to MNKGFRFFVLLLFTGLAFYFLNPSIQWYFVLTPEQQNIISLPEEKVVELSKEQKQEFKNIKYLRQHSVKLGLDLQGGVFILMQINEDDLRKKLIEQYGDTNAVNEKWETEYKSAVKQTIDVLKSRMDQFGVSEPIIQKTYSGQISVQLPGLDNPQLIHDALSKVGKLEFHMVDEDVMHLLMQSPTVQVSNGAIVSRESLPTNFFLPEDSAWYPYFENDEEGNAKLIGWFPLKKTVELDGTYIEKAMQGTEQDGSPSVNFSLTPEGGDIFYIVTSKNTNKRLAIVLDGKVKSAPYIRAVIRDSGTITSPTFKHDPNEVMFLINVLKAGALPVKLDIVQENVIGPTLGQDSINSGIQAAMWGAIAVVIFMILYYRVSGFISMVGLVFNMWFLMGTMGLMGNTITLSGIAGIALTVGMAVDASVIIFERIREEMRRARSYKHALENGFDVARTTIWDSNITTLIASAALAMSDVESVKGFGLTLSFGIIANVFASLYIIRLVFDWLIDTFKLKKVSI
- the yajC gene encoding preprotein translocase subunit YajC, producing the protein MFQFIVDVAVFAQAAATGQAPQAPVTPQVAEQVAQTAQKAPGGDWTSLLIMLGIPVVFFLILFLPEMRRRKKMKQQLAALKKGDKVITAGGVIGIIDFVGEKTVYLKTQDAKIEVAKEYVGFVFSNEPDQKS
- the pyk gene encoding pyruvate kinase, translating into MKFTKTVFTIGPASRDPKTIKELIYEGGDVARLNFSHEDFAAHEKSVRFVRQAAEELDKPVAVFQDLQGPKIRVGKLNAEYINLKEGDELIITTDDMIGDNRRISIDYSYLHEEVSHGNRILLDDGLIELKVDGVKGHDIRTTVVNGGNLKPRKGVNLPHITLKKISSITEKDRSDLAFSFQNDLDFVALSFVRHAGDVKELKEIMAKRFNRVIPVIAKIEKPEAVEDIDNIIDVSDAIMVARGDLGVETSPEDVPMIQKTLIRKCNIAGKPVITATQMLESMIMNPRPTRAEANDVANAILDGTSAVMLSGETAAGKYPVEAVKMMKLIAQKTESSMQFRKLVLGKILNLDDLTERQSKNPAEAVGFAAVELAEEISAKYIVCFSHSGGTARLISKFRPDIPVIGFSPVKATVRQLALAWGINPLGTREVGTVDELLDGAAEALKFKGWVNTGDMIVITAGVPVGKPGMTNMIKVVQID